TCGTCCACCATTAATCGATGGCAATCTTTTTCGTTTTGTTGTCGTAGGTGACCTTTAGACCCAATTTTTCGGAAACCAGACGAATCGGAATTAAAGTTCTTCCGTTCTTGATCATTGGAGCTACTTCCGTCTGGGAGAGCGCGCCGTTGATATTAATTTCCTTTTTGCCAATGACCATTTCAAGCATTTTCGAACCGTTCAGAACGGTCACGCGATTGAGCTTATTGTCCCATTTCAGGGTAACGCCCATCGCATCGGTAACAAACCGAATCGGTACATAAGTCGTACCGCCCGTCTCGAACGGAGCTACTTCCATGGCGATCGTCTTGCCGTTGGATACGGCCGACTTTTTGCCAATCGTCATTTCGATATGACCCTTGGTCGGTGTTGTCGTTGACGACGCGTATTGCAGCTTAATGTTATCAATGCCCACCGCGCCGGTTGCGGCACGCTCATCCTGACCGTCCGGCGTTGTAACCACGTAAACGCGCTTCAGCTTAACCGGATAAGCCATTCCTTTGGCAGACAAGTCGGCCTTAACCGATTTCCAGCCTGACCAATCCAGCTGCTTCGCCAGATCCACGAGGTGGACCGTACCGTTGGCATCCACAAATTCGGCACGCAGCCAGTTAAGGCTCTTATCGCCGTATACGTCCATCGTCATCGATACCGGCGAGCCGTCAATCGATTTCCCGGAGGTGCCGTTAAACTGCGCGTATACCGCTTTTGTACCGGTTCCGGCACTAAAGTCATAGGAAATTTGCAGCGCTTTGCCGGACGTTTGGCCCGGCAGGTCCGTCACCAGCTTCACGCTGCCCGTTGTTGTAGCAGCAGGCGTAACTTGCGGATTAATCCCGTAGGCTACATTTTCGAATGTCTCTAGCGTCTTCTCGGAACCGCCCTGCGTAAATGGAAGCATGGTCGCATATCCGTCGTAGCGGCCAATCGCGTAGCCTGTTGTCGTGCCCGAATTTACGGAGTTAACCGTAAGCGTATCACCGCTTGTCGTTGCGGTAAAACCAGTGAACTCCCATTGCAGCGAGTCGCCGGTCAGCTTGTAGGTTTTACCGTTCTTCAGGGTAACTTTAACCGGAATGGATACCGTTGCCCCCTTCGACAAGACTCCTGCCGCCGTATCGAGCTTCAGTTCCGCGATCTGGTCTTTGCCGATAACCTCAACCGGATAGGTTGCCGTTACGGAGCCGGATTTTACAGTGATGTTAGTTGAACCCGGCTTGGAAGCCGTAAACGTATTGCCGCTGAACGAGCCAACACCCGTTGCGCTGCTCCAGCTTGCATTCGTTCCGTCTACCGTAGTGGGATTGTAGTAGGTATCATAGCCTTTTACCGAGAAGGTTGTCTTTTGTCCGACAAAAAGAACGTTTGAACCGCTAATCGCAATCCCTTTCAGATTGCCTTGCGGTGCCGTTGTGAATACGCCAATCGAATTGGAAATGCTGCGCTGCGTTGTATCGTATTGCGTTGAATGGGCCAGACGAAGCGAAGTCTCGCCAAGCGGACGCTCAATCATTGTTGTTGAACCGCCGCCGTCGAGGTTAATCCCTTTGTACACGCCAAGCTTCACCATAACCTGCTGCAATTCTTTCAGATTAAGGCCCGTGCTGTCACCGTAGTCCTCGCTTGTAATCAGATAAACCTTTGTACCGTCTTTGGAATAACCAACCGCCGTACGGGATACGTAGGAAGAGCCGCTTACGCCAGTAATATCGCGGGAGAAAGTCGCAGCCGCACCGTTGTTTACGAGAATCGTGTGTCCGCCTACCAGCATTTCAAAGGAAGTAGGATCTACCTTTTGCCCGGATGTAGCGGATACGAGCGAGTAATCGGATGTTACGGACTGGCCAACCTGCAAATGCTCGAGAATAAATTGTGCCGCAGTCCCGTGACCGCGCAGAATATAACCGTCTGCCGGGATTGTCCCGGTTAACGGCTTGCCGTCAGAGATTTGCTGAACAACCCCGTTTACGACAAGTGCTTCCGTTGGAGTTGTAGACGAGTTCTTAGGGCGCTCTGCACCGCCCCAGGCGCTGTTATAAATAAAGAGAGCATTAAGGTGGCTGTAGTTCGAGGAACCGCCCTCCGGAATGTAAGCAGACTGGTTCAGCCCTGCCAGCGTAAAGCTGGAGCCGTCTGCGGACGTTACTTTACCGTCGAAGGTATAGCTGTCGATGACCGGCTTGCGGTCCTTGGTCACGGCAAAAGCGTACATGCCCTTAATTTGCATCGGGCTTGTCATAAGCGTTCCGCTTGTAACCTGCGCGCCCATTGGCGAGCCTTCCGTTGTTGTGATGAACACGTCGGCGTTGATGCCTGCAACCGCGCCGTTCTCTTTCGTCATATTCATAACCGTATTCAGCTTGCCAACGGTATCGTTCTTGCCGCTCATCGTGTTCAAGTTAACATAAGGATTGGTCAGATCGACTTGAATAACATGAATATTTGCTTTAGCAGCTTTGCCGCTGCGTGTTGTCGTCCAGAGATAGTCCATTCGTTGCGCGCCAGCCGTAATATACGACTGCTGGAGAAGCTTGAGGGATGGCTCTGCCGTAGCAGCAGCCGCTGTACCTGCTTGGAACGGATTTAAGTCAAAAGAAATAGCTGACGAGACTGGCTGAGCCAGCAATGTGCCACCGATTACGACAACCGCGATCTTTTTGCCTAGACTTCCCGTCTGCCGGACTTTGCTGTTATGTACCTTACTCATCGTTATAGCAACTCTCCTAATCTATTAATCTATCTATTATAGACTATTAGAAGGGGAGAAAAGTTCCGAGTATAAAAATTTCTTAATAAAAATGGGAGGGAAGTGCTGGGTGATGATAGGGCTGTGGTCTGGTGGAATGGTGGGGCAGGGCTGCGAGAAAAGGCCATTCTTCCGATCGCTGTTGCAGACGAATTCCTTGAATTATAACGATGCTATCGTTAGATTTCGTCTGCAAAGGCGAACGCTTGAAAGCTTTCTGAAAGAAAGCTACTCCGTAAGCATATGCTTTTCTCCAGAATGACCTTTCCTCTCCACCCCTCTACCCGCCTCCTCCCTCAGCACTTGGGAGGGCGGACGAAAGAAGCAGGTCATCGCGTGGGCCTAGTGCCGCCCACTGATGACCCGCAGCATTTGAATCTTAAGGTACCTGAGGGACCGTTACTACTTTTCTACGCTTAAGGCCCCTTAGGGACCTTAACCTACTTTCTAGCTACTCTTTTTCCACGCTTAAGGCCGCTTGGGGACCTTAACTTCTACGCCACCGCCCACTTCAACCGCCTAGACTGCCACTTTCGCCTTCTTAAGGTCCCTTAGGGACCTTAACCTACTTTCTAGCTACTCTTTTTCCACGCTTAAGGCCCCTTGGGGACCTTAACTTCTACGCCACCACCCATTTCGAGCGTCCACTGCTACTTCTGCACATAAAAAAGCCCCGTCGCAGCGACGGGGCTTGAGAAATTAAATTAGTCGAGCAAATCCACATAGTCGAGCAAGCGTTTGATCATAACGATCGCTTCGGCGCGAGTAGCGTTTTTGGTTGGACCAAAGGTGGTTTCGGTTTGGCCGGTGATAACGCCCATATATACGGCTTTAGCCAAGTCGCTCTTCGCCCAAGACGCTACTTTCGTCCGGTCGCTGAATTTCGACAGGTAGGTCGCGTCCGACTGTGGCAGCGAGATCGTCACCGCAGCAGCCTTTGTCGCACGAGACATCATTACCGCCATCTCCTGACGGGTAATCGGGCTGTTAGGCTTAAACGTACCGTCCGTATTGCCCGTTACGATGCCTGCTTTGGAAGCAGCGCCGATATAAGCGGCTGTAACGGTTCCTCCTGTTACATCCTTGTACTTCGAAGCATCGCTCCGGCTTCCGGACAAACCGAGGCCGCGAACAATATACGCTGCGAATTCCGCGCGGGTAATGGAGCTTTGCGGATCAAACTTCGTTGTGGATCCCGAACGACCTTCGATAATGAATTTATTCGACATCATCTTGATCGTTGAACCCGCCCAATGCGAGCCGATATCGGTAAACTTCGATGAACCGCTGACCAAAGCGTAAGAGCTATTACCCTTCCGCTTGAACGATACTATATTCGTACCGTTTTCCGTGGAGAATGCCGTTGGTACGTACGACAACTTGCCGGTTTGCGGATCCAGCCATACCACTGCACTATTAGTAGCATTCACGGAGGTCAGAGACTCGAAGCTACGTTTGACATAACCGCCAAACTCCGAAAGATTCTTTTCGGTCGTTCCGTTAACTACCGAGGTCTCGAACGTGATTGGCGTCGACAAGAGGGATGCCCCTGCTTTGCTGATAGCCGAAGTCAGACCGCTGGTATTCGAGTTAGAACCTTTTTCAATTTTGATCAAAAGGTTGCCTGTTGTCGAGCTGGATCCAATCAGAGAAGCCATACTCTTGAAGGCAAGTGCGCTTAGCGGAATCTCATAAGAGCTTGTTCCGTACTGTACGACAAAAGACGATCCGTTGCTTGAGCGGTAAGCCGTCTCCAATACGGTTAACGGAACGGCTACAACCGCCGCTCTCTCGGAGCTTGGCACTTCAAAAACAACGCGCGCATTGCTGATTCCCGCGCTTTTTGCTGCCGTATAAGCGGTAGACAGCTTATCGGCTTGGATGGTATAACGGGTAGTCGTATAGCCAGCAGGCGAAATATCCGATGTCTGCGTTGCCATCGATGTCGTTAATCCAATACCTCCACCGCTTGCTTCTTCATAACCGCCGGGCAGCGAATCAATAAGCGTCGTCTGATTGGCTACCGTCACATTAGTAAAGCTGTTGATAACAGTGCCGTCAGACGTACGCAAGCTGTTAGTAGAAGTCGCGTAATAAGTAACGGTAACCGCATCTCCAACACTCGGTGCTTTGGCAAGGGTCAGTACAACGCTATTGCCGCTAATGGTCACGTTAGTAGCCGGGTCTGCCGAATTATTAACCTTCACCGAGAAGTAGGCGGAGGAAGGCGCATAGGAAGAGTTGAGCGTTTTCCAGAAGGATAAGGTCAATTTGGTTCCTTTGACTACCGCCCCGTATAACCCGTTATCCGATGACGAACCGTTTCCTACCGAAGCAGTCGCATTCGTAAATGCTGCCGCTTCATTGCCGGACAAATCAGCTACGGCTGTGTATAACTTGGAATAAGACACTTTTACGGATGAACCGGATGGAATATCCGGACTTACCGTAAGGAGAACCTGTGAGCCAGAGACGGATACTTGCGTTACGCTGCGCAGCGAGTTGTTAACAAGTACGCTGTACTGGCTGGTTGACGGTCTTCTGGCCGAATCCAGCGTTTTATTATAAGTAATGATGATAGAAGAGCCATAAGCGTCAATGGTTTGAACAGTCGGCAGCGATGTATCTACCGTGCTTGATAATGAATAATTGCTGAAATTGCTTACCTTGTTGCCTGCGGCATCCTGCAGCGGGTAAGATCCGGCGCTGTAGGATACTCTAACACTCGAGCTTGAATCGATTGAAGCATTCACAGCTAGGATAACTTTATTTGCCGTGCTATACACAGATGTTGGCGTGTAATAATTACCCCCAACATAGACGCTGAATTGTGAATAAGCATAGCTGCTGACCGAGGCCAGATTTTTCGAGAATATCAGGGTTACGATCCCGCCTGCAGCGGTCCCTCCCGTCAGTTGAGGCTGAGTTGTATCCACAGCGGTTGTCACCGTCTGGGAAGCTAGACTAAGCGCCTGGTTGCCGGAAAGATCCCGAATACCCAACGTTGCAACCGAAGGCTTGGAGTACGACAGCTTCACTTGCTGTCCGTCTACGATGTTGCTGGACAACGTCAACGTAACCTTTGGTCCGGAGACCGAAACGCCGATAACGGAGCGGTATGCGCCGTCAACCGTGATATAGAAGCTTCCTGCCGTAGGAATCGAATTCTCCATCAGATCTTCGTTATATGTCATCACAATCGTTGATCCGTTGGCTTCCAGCTTCGAAATCGCAGGTGGAGTCGTATCCCCGCCAAGCGTCTTGAATGCCCATTGATATTCGTTCTGAATACCGTTAAACGTATTGCCCGCAAGATCGGTTACCGCATCCGGGTCAATAACGACATAATAAGCCGTTCCTGCCTGAAGAGCCTGGTTTGGCATAATAATGAGCTTCTTGTTGTTCAGCGGATCCACGGAAACCGAAGTTCCTACCGAAGGTGCAGCGCATTGGCTGCTGGTGCTGCTCATGCATTGAATCCAGATCTGTCCGCTGCCCGGCTGTACGGCTTCGCTAAACGTGGCCGACAAAGCTCCCTTGGGATCAGCGGAGGTTGAACTATTAGCCGGTGAAGTAGCGACCAGAGTCGGCTTCACATTATCTTGCGTAACCGTGAATCTCCAGCTGGAGGAACTCGTTAACCCGTCATAATACAGTCCTACACCGTCTTTAAAAGCACGGCTTCCGACAGTTATGTAGTATGCCGTATTATTCACAAAAGCTTTTGCGGCCTCGCCGCCGTAAGCGCTTGTTGCGTCAATAGTAATCGTGTCTGTACCGCCGCCGGATACCCGGCCCGAAGTAACCGGAATGGAGCGGAACAAAGTGCCGCTTGTTACCGTACGAATCTCGATCGTACCGCTGTCCTGAAAGACAGGCTCCGTAAACGTTAATACAAGCTTTCCTGTTGTAGCGGTCAGAATACCGCCAGCTGTTGGCTGAAGGCTCTTTAGAGCCGGCTTGGTTGTATCATTGCCATACCCGGTTGTAAAATTCCACGCGGCAGCATTAGCAATTCCCGGGAACGGATAATTCAAGCCCGAGTCCGTCTCGATAAAAGCTCCCGCATCCACTAACACATAATAAGAGGTGTTAGCGTTAAACCTAGGACTTGCCGGCAACGTAACGGTTGCTGTCATTCCCGTAATCGCCACTTGCGATGAGCTTGTTTTGATTCTGGCAAAAGTCGTGTTGTTTTTCACGTCTCTGATTTCAATATATTTTTCGGTTCCGGCCGCAATGTTGTGGTCGAACGTCATGGTCAGCTTATCCGTTAAGACGGATACGGACGTCGCGTAATTTGCCGGTATAGCCGTGAGGATATTAAGAGGGGCAATATCCGTACGGAAGCTCCAGCTTACATACGAAGCTCCTCCCGTCTCCATCACATTACCTGCAGCATCCTGAAAAGCGGTCCTCGGGATCGTAACCGAATAGTCGGTGTTGGAATCCATCGGAGCATTTGGCGTAATCGTGATGGTGCTTGTTCCGCTGCCTTGCACCATGCTTGAGGTTACCGGAATATTTTTTGTATCCGTTACGCTGCTTAACGTCACGCTGCCGCTAGCCGCATAGACAGGCTCGCTAAACTGAAGGATCATTTTACTATCCACAGCTACTTTCGTTGCGCCGGAATCCGGCGACTTCGCAATGATCGAAGGCCCCGTTGTGTCG
This region of Paenibacillus sp. JDR-2 genomic DNA includes:
- a CDS encoding stalk domain-containing protein, whose translation is MSKVHNSKVRQTGSLGKKIAVVVIGGTLLAQPVSSAISFDLNPFQAGTAAAATAEPSLKLLQQSYITAGAQRMDYLWTTTRSGKAAKANIHVIQVDLTNPYVNLNTMSGKNDTVGKLNTVMNMTKENGAVAGINADVFITTTEGSPMGAQVTSGTLMTSPMQIKGMYAFAVTKDRKPVIDSYTFDGKVTSADGSSFTLAGLNQSAYIPEGGSSNYSHLNALFIYNSAWGGAERPKNSSTTPTEALVVNGVVQQISDGKPLTGTIPADGYILRGHGTAAQFILEHLQVGQSVTSDYSLVSATSGQKVDPTSFEMLVGGHTILVNNGAAATFSRDITGVSGSSYVSRTAVGYSKDGTKVYLITSEDYGDSTGLNLKELQQVMVKLGVYKGINLDGGGSTTMIERPLGETSLRLAHSTQYDTTQRSISNSIGVFTTAPQGNLKGIAISGSNVLFVGQKTTFSVKGYDTYYNPTTVDGTNASWSSATGVGSFSGNTFTASKPGSTNITVKSGSVTATYPVEVIGKDQIAELKLDTAAGVLSKGATVSIPVKVTLKNGKTYKLTGDSLQWEFTGFTATTSGDTLTVNSVNSGTTTGYAIGRYDGYATMLPFTQGGSEKTLETFENVAYGINPQVTPAATTTGSVKLVTDLPGQTSGKALQISYDFSAGTGTKAVYAQFNGTSGKSIDGSPVSMTMDVYGDKSLNWLRAEFVDANGTVHLVDLAKQLDWSGWKSVKADLSAKGMAYPVKLKRVYVVTTPDGQDERAATGAVGIDNIKLQYASSTTTPTKGHIEMTIGKKSAVSNGKTIAMEVAPFETGGTTYVPIRFVTDAMGVTLKWDNKLNRVTVLNGSKMLEMVIGKKEININGALSQTEVAPMIKNGRTLIPIRLVSEKLGLKVTYDNKTKKIAID
- a CDS encoding Ig-like domain-containing protein translates to MAQAASSGPIVVGMSPADNAIGVTPTSDLTLTFDEAVTKGADSAVITIYNYNTSDIVESIPMSSYKIRLDATGRTATINPDANLNVNTDYYVLIDYGAFANVSNGAYYAGISSATTWNFRTAAVVDTTGPSIIAKSPDSGATKVAVDSKMILQFSEPVYAASGSVTLSSVTDTKNIPVTSSMVQGSGTSTITITPNAPMDSNTDYSVTIPRTAFQDAAGNVMETGGASYVSWSFRTDIAPLNILTAIPANYATSVSVLTDKLTMTFDHNIAAGTEKYIEIRDVKNNTTFARIKTSSSQVAITGMTATVTLPASPRFNANTSYYVLVDAGAFIETDSGLNYPFPGIANAAAWNFTTGYGNDTTKPALKSLQPTAGGILTATTGKLVLTFTEPVFQDSGTIEIRTVTSGTLFRSIPVTSGRVSGGGTDTITIDATSAYGGEAAKAFVNNTAYYITVGSRAFKDGVGLYYDGLTSSSSWRFTVTQDNVKPTLVATSPANSSTSADPKGALSATFSEAVQPGSGQIWIQCMSSTSSQCAAPSVGTSVSVDPLNNKKLIIMPNQALQAGTAYYVVIDPDAVTDLAGNTFNGIQNEYQWAFKTLGGDTTPPAISKLEANGSTIVMTYNEDLMENSIPTAGSFYITVDGAYRSVIGVSVSGPKVTLTLSSNIVDGQQVKLSYSKPSVATLGIRDLSGNQALSLASQTVTTAVDTTQPQLTGGTAAGGIVTLIFSKNLASVSSYAYSQFSVYVGGNYYTPTSVYSTANKVILAVNASIDSSSSVRVSYSAGSYPLQDAAGNKVSNFSNYSLSSTVDTSLPTVQTIDAYGSSIIITYNKTLDSARRPSTSQYSVLVNNSLRSVTQVSVSGSQVLLTVSPDIPSGSSVKVSYSKLYTAVADLSGNEAAAFTNATASVGNGSSSDNGLYGAVVKGTKLTLSFWKTLNSSYAPSSAYFSVKVNNSADPATNVTISGNSVVLTLAKAPSVGDAVTVTYYATSTNSLRTSDGTVINSFTNVTVANQTTLIDSLPGGYEEASGGGIGLTTSMATQTSDISPAGYTTTRYTIQADKLSTAYTAAKSAGISNARVVFEVPSSERAAVVAVPLTVLETAYRSSNGSSFVVQYGTSSYEIPLSALAFKSMASLIGSSSTTGNLLIKIEKGSNSNTSGLTSAISKAGASLLSTPITFETSVVNGTTEKNLSEFGGYVKRSFESLTSVNATNSAVVWLDPQTGKLSYVPTAFSTENGTNIVSFKRKGNSSYALVSGSSKFTDIGSHWAGSTIKMMSNKFIIEGRSGSTTKFDPQSSITRAEFAAYIVRGLGLSGSRSDASKYKDVTGGTVTAAYIGAASKAGIVTGNTDGTFKPNSPITRQEMAVMMSRATKAAAVTISLPQSDATYLSKFSDRTKVASWAKSDLAKAVYMGVITGQTETTFGPTKNATRAEAIVMIKRLLDYVDLLD